From the Hyalangium ruber genome, the window CGCCATCAACCAGGGCTCGCGGGGCACCTGCGCCCCGACCGCGATGTCCATCAACCTGGCGCTGAACCACCCGGCCGAGTACGCCCGCATCATGAGAGACCTGGCCAGCCCCAGCGGCACGGTGACGCTGGCGGACGGCAAGACGACGCTCACGCGCGAGGCGGAGACGTCCTTCCTGCCGGACGGCTCCGGGCGCGCGCTCACCCAGCGGCTGATGGCCCCCGTCTTCATGGAGGCCTCGAACGGCGAGCGGGCCTACAACGACTGGAACGACAGTGGGGCAGGGGCGAGCGCCACGGGCCTGGATGCGCTCCACGACGCCGTCTACGGGCGGAACATGGCCCACAAGGAGCTCCACGGCAGCGAGGCTCGCGACGAGGCGATGAAGCAGATCGACAGCGAGCTGGCGAGCGGCCAGAACGTGTTGGCCGGCATCTGGTGGAATGCCGACGGCGGCCACGAGGTGCTCATCACCGGCACCGAGAAGCTCAACGGCCAGGACTACCTCAAGTTCATCAACCCCTGGGGCACCGAGGAGCGGATGCTTCGCTCCGTGTTCCACTCGCGGCTCATCGGCATCAACTATGATCCGGCGGAGGCCGCCAAGCCCGGCCCGGCCGCTCCGTTCTGGCCGGTCCCCGGCCCGTTCGTGACGCCTCGCCCGTGGAACAGGTCCATCGCGGCGTAGCTGTCTGCCCGGACATCAGGGGCGGCGGGAATGTCCGCCGCCGGGCTTCGCCTGGGCCTCCAGCCAGGCGAGGATCTCGGCGGCGCGCTGCTCCTTGCCCGCGCGGGTGAAGCGCTCCCGGGCCTTCTCCGCCTCGGCGCGCGCGGCCTCATGCTGCCCCTCCTCGGAGAGCGCCTTCGCCAGGGCGAACCCGGAGATGGCCAGCACGTCCGGCGGCATGGACTCAAAGGAGACCGCCTTGCGCAGTGGCGCGATGGCGTCGAGGGCCCGGCCCAGCCCCAGCAGCGCCTGCCCCACCCCGTCGTAGGTGTATTGCAGGTACGTGTCCTCGGGCTTCAGCACCCGAAGCTGTAGGGCCAGCGTCTCCTCATACACCCTGAGCGCCTCCGGGTAGCGCTCGAGGTCCAGCAGGCACTGGCCTACCTCGGCCATCGCGCCCGTCGTCTGCCGGTGGTCCGGCCCGAGCAGCGGCTTGCGGATGTCGACGACCGCTCGCGCGTGCTCCAGCGCGGCCGCGGGGTTGCCCTCCTCCCGCAGCACCCAGGCCAGCGCCTCGTGGCGCCGCGCGGTGTCTGGATGCAGCTTGCCCACCGCTGCCTGCGTCTGCTCCAGGGCCTGCCGCAGCAGCTCCACCGCCCGGGTGCGCTCGCCCATGCGCGCCAGCAAGCTGCCCAGCAGATAGGTGACGCGGGCCCGCTTCGGGTGCCCAGGCGGCAGCACCCTCTCCTGGAGGCGCTGCGCCTTCTCGAAGAGCGCCCGAGCCTCGGCAAAGCGCTTCTGAGACACGGCCATGTTGCCCCGATGCACCAGGAGGACTCCCTCCAGAAGCGGGTCCCCGCCAATGCGCTGCAGCGTGGCCTCCGCCAGTGAGGCCCAGCGCTCCGCCGCATCGAAGTGCTTCTGCTCGTCCTCGACGAAGAGCAGGCGGGTGGAGATGTCCACCTTCTGCCGATCTGCTCGCCCGGCCTCCGCCTCGTAGAGGGCTCTGGCGAGATCCCGAGACGCCTCGTCCAACTTCCCCAGGTGCTGGTTCAACCAGCCGCGGTGGGTGTGCAGTCCTGCCATCAAGGGCAGATAGCCCGAGCGCTCCACCGCCTCGCTCAGCGGGCCCACCTTCTGCTGCGCGACGGTGTAGCGGCCGGTGTCCACCAGCGCCTTCAGCTCCGCCACGCGGTCCTCCAGCGCCTGAATCTCCGAGCGCTTGCGCGGATCCGCCGGTAGCCGCTGCCGCTCGGTGAGCGACTCCAGCTCCGCGCACTCATGCAGCGCGGGCAGGGCGTGGGCCGCATCCAGCGCTCTCTCCACCAGCGGGCCGTCCGCCGTGTAGAGCTGATCCACCAGCGCGCGCATGTCCCGGCGTCGCCGCTCCAGGCACACCTCGCGCTGCGTGAGCAGCTCCTCCGTCTGCACCCCCCGCACCCGCGTGGCCTCG encodes:
- a CDS encoding serine/threonine-protein kinase — translated: MTRTPGDMDTVPLLHTESDTQERDIPPITQVGRYVLLKRLGQGGMGVVFAAYDPDLDRKVALKLLRPDKQTDSEQARARLLREAQAMARVSHPNVIPIFDVGIWGAQVFLAMEIIEGGTLSDWLKAAPRHWREVLERLIDAGRGLQAAHEKGLVHRDFKPGNVLVSQGGRVYVTDFGLARQVGMPHPEPATAEEPRPVDAEHRMLEVTLTETGLVMGTPHYMSPEQVRGQDVDARSDQFSFCVSLYLGLYGQRPFDPASMRAAVLSTERDVGAGSQPTKVEGMARKTPPRAPVIHEPPRDAKVPAWIRQAVMRGLSVNPDERFASMKELLEALSQDTRRTQRRRWAAVATASAVGLSLVGGRVYQRSQVCAGVGELMTEVWSPAARQKVEASFLGTGKPFAGHMASGVLGVLDGYAQAWTQQRTEACEATRVRGVQTEELLTQREVCLERRRRDMRALVDQLYTADGPLVERALDAAHALPALHECAELESLTERQRLPADPRKRSEIQALEDRVAELKALVDTGRYTVAQQKVGPLSEAVERSGYLPLMAGLHTHRGWLNQHLGKLDEASRDLARALYEAEAGRADRQKVDISTRLLFVEDEQKHFDAAERWASLAEATLQRIGGDPLLEGVLLVHRGNMAVSQKRFAEARALFEKAQRLQERVLPPGHPKRARVTYLLGSLLARMGERTRAVELLRQALEQTQAAVGKLHPDTARRHEALAWVLREEGNPAAALEHARAVVDIRKPLLGPDHRQTTGAMAEVGQCLLDLERYPEALRVYEETLALQLRVLKPEDTYLQYTYDGVGQALLGLGRALDAIAPLRKAVSFESMPPDVLAISGFALAKALSEEGQHEAARAEAEKARERFTRAGKEQRAAEILAWLEAQAKPGGGHSRRP